A single genomic interval of Armigeres subalbatus isolate Guangzhou_Male chromosome 1, GZ_Asu_2, whole genome shotgun sequence harbors:
- the LOC134205576 gene encoding monocarboxylate transporter 2-like isoform X5, which translates to MSTFISKWSGAVTVLDPYPMNKQIIDSINKRIQCSTFFSSQNINLCVNNYNAFIYQNQLKCWLGALSTAIALFISPITIAVCKRKSTRLTAVIGGLVTALGCLFTSFASQFHQLFFSYGAVVGVGVGMTRDCSTLMVAQYFKRRREFVEIFIVSGSGLGIAVMSTFIKTAIDAIGWRLGLQAVTGTVFITFILGTCYRSASLYHPQRRAILHLKNQKRKIKDKNKHDDRPPFFDFSTLRSKTVRILLVSTGISAFGINTPIFYLAHQVEQDGISDKVMILQAYLGLAWTLGCAAFGMLVVRNSVECRIARQYLCQTATFMCGLCILALTAVHGNYHGYVMFVWIYGIFCGGYHYALKMYTYEKVRARNFARAWGFVQFSQSIPIALGVPLSGYMNIGGSGKAGYYFSSACALIGSLLMFLIDLHRRNVSRHKHTRANGTRQLCVSETCPQRRKLSFSQEPDNEPGIITGNTAMMIGPELLIPQLSDGIAEPVNGLDKPELTCISEEGIADMDLPDNLLDDLDYVGDCITSCNKVENYLMLSEFENNLSAEVPILLDKRGRKLSLSKTKALLSSQIHFQHHPDCAMEQHGNIGLGPISPIIENEDTSDREKQDHPHHHHHQNQLPDGGGHGKISMKSDTNSNGGKHCRLSHKWRPTQQSGAFLSNRVISVIDEASV; encoded by the exons ATGTCAACTTTTATATCCAAATGGAGTGGCGCCGTTACAGTTCTTGATCCGTATCCAATGAATAAACAAATCATTGATTCAATAAACAAACGTATCCAATGCTCTACTTTTTTCTCATCGCAAAATATAAACTTGTGCGTAAATAACTACAACGCATTTATATATCAAAATCAACTCAAAT GTTGGCTAGGGGCCCTCTCCACAGCGATAGCCCTTTTCATTTCGCCCATCACGATAGCGGTGTGCAAACGGAAGTCCACTCGCCTGACGGCGGTCATCGGGGGACTGGTAACCGCGTTGGGTTGTCTCTTCACCTCATTCGCTTCGCAGTTCCATCAGCTATTCTTCAGTTATG GTGCCGTTGTTGGGGTTGGAGTCGGTATGACGCGAGACTGTTCCACGCTCATGGTGGCCCAATATTTCAAAAGGCGGCGGGAGTTTGTGGAAATATTCATCGTTTCCGGAAGCGGCTTGGGAATAGCTGTTATGTCAACGTTCATCAAAACCGCAATCGACGCCATTGGATGGCGATTAGGGTTACAGGCGGTCACTGGGACCGTGTTCATAACGTTCATCTTGGGAACGTGCTACAGAAGTGCGTCTCTATATCATCCTCAACGAAGAGCAATTCTACATCTCAAAAATCAGAAACGAAAAATCAAAGACAAGAATAAACACGACGATCGACCACCGTTTTTCGATTTTAGCACACTACGTAGTAAAACCGTAAGAATACTTCTGGTTTCCACTGGGATAAG TGCTTTCGGAATTAATACTCCGATCTTCTACCTCGCTCACCAAGTCGAGCAAGATGGTATCAGCGATAAAGTGATGATACTCCAGGCATATCTGGGGTTAGCGTGGACGTTGGGCTGCGCAGCGTTCGGGATGCTAGTCGTTAGAAATAGTGTGGAATGCCGCATAGCGCGACAATATTTGTGCCAAACTGCCACCTTCATGTGCGGGCTATGCATCCTGGCGTTGACAGCGGTGCACGGAAACTATCACGGATATGTGATGTTTGTGTGGATATATGGCATCTTCTGTGGTGGATATCACTACGCGTTGAAGATGTATACATACGAGAAGGTGCGAGCGAGAAACTTTGCACGAGCTTGGGGCTTTGTGCAGTTTTCTCAGTCCATACCGATTGCACTGGGTGTGCCGCTGTCCGGATATATGAACATTGGAGGATCTGGGAAAGCTGGCTATTACTTCAGTTCGGCTTGTGCCCTAATTGGCAGCTTGCTGATGTTCCTCATCGATCTGCACCGAAGGAATGTCTCTAGACATAAGCATACTAG GGCAAACGGAACTCGACAACTCTGCGTATCGGAAACATGCCCTCAGCGAAGGAAACTCTCATTCTCCCAGGAACCAGACAACGAACCGGGCATCATAACTGGAAATACAGCAATGATGATAGGTCCGGAGTTGCTAATTCCACAGCTCAGCGACGGGATTGCCGAGCCAGTTAACGGCTTGGACAAACCGGAATTGACGTGTATCTCCGAAGAAGGCATCGCCGACATGGACCTTCCCGATAATCTATTGGACGACCTTGACTACGTTGGAGACTGTATCACATCGTGTAATAAG GTCGAAAATTACTTAATGCTGAGTGAATTCGAAAACAATTTAAGTGCCGAAGTTCCTATTCTGCTGGACAAACGAGGTCGAAAACTGTCATTGTCCAAAACGAAAGCGCTGCTTTCCAGCCaaatacattttcagcatcacccCGATTGTGCCATGGAACAGCACGGCAATATTGGTCTCGGTCCAATTTCGCCAATCATTGAAAATGAAGATACCTCGGATAGGGAAAAACAAGACCATccccaccatcatcatcatcaaaatcaATTACCGGACGGCGGAGGCCATGGAAAAATCTCAATGAAAAGCGATACTAACAGTAACGGCGGAAAACACTGCCGGCTGAGTCATAAATGGCGTCCCACGCAGCAATCAGGGGCGTTTCTTAGCAACCGAGTTATATCTGTGATCGACGAGGCATCCGTGTAG